A stretch of the Cetobacterium ceti genome encodes the following:
- a CDS encoding lytic transglycosylase domain-containing protein, giving the protein MKKKLFLLFFNFVFNAYSVQTLGKYYEQKIINSEVAINAYNDVNRFSSEFDVDEKLITAIIQTESNFNPTAISKKGAIGFMQIMPKTAELLNIDPYDSTQNIYAGIKYFKQLLEINNNNIPLALAAYNAGMGNVVKYDSIPPFLETQLYIEKVLKTYNTLSGTKRTFYSNEFTNNSFEWGGEENEN; this is encoded by the coding sequence ATGAAGAAAAAATTATTTTTACTATTCTTTAATTTTGTTTTTAACGCTTACTCTGTTCAGACACTAGGAAAGTATTATGAACAGAAAATAATTAACTCTGAGGTGGCTATAAACGCTTATAATGACGTAAATAGATTCTCTTCTGAGTTTGATGTAGATGAAAAATTAATTACTGCTATCATACAGACTGAAAGTAATTTCAATCCTACAGCTATTAGCAAAAAAGGTGCTATTGGTTTTATGCAGATTATGCCAAAAACCGCTGAACTATTAAATATTGATCCATATGATTCTACTCAAAATATTTACGCGGGTATTAAATATTTTAAACAATTACTTGAAATTAATAATAACAATATCCCATTAGCATTAGCAGCCTATAATGCTGGTATGGGAAATGTTGTGAAATATGATAGTATTCCTCCATTTTTAGAAACTCAATTATACATAGAAAAAGTTCTTAAAACATATAATACGCTTTCGGGAACTAAAAGAACATTCTATTCAAATGAATTTACTAATAATAGTTTTGAATGGGGTGGTGAGGAAAATGAAAATTAA